A region from the Melanotaenia boesemani isolate fMelBoe1 chromosome 11, fMelBoe1.pri, whole genome shotgun sequence genome encodes:
- the arhgap25 gene encoding rho GTPase-activating protein 25 isoform X2 — MERPLKAGWLKKQQRSLVKNWQQRYFVLRGSTLTYHKDDKETTVQGVIQLRFSKVNEIPPNSDDSGKFLFEIIPRTTGDRERCLHVFMANSQSDLEDWVRTLRRVIGVPTSGVFGKGLIDTVTYEQRFGPHMVPILVQKCVEFIKEHGLDEEGIFRLPGQENAVKQFRDAFDAGERPSFPSDTDVHTVASLLKLYLRELPEPVVPWTQYQDFLDCTNLLDSGNSKGWQMLEKQIALLPKVNYNLLSYVCRFLFEVQLHSSVNKMNVENLATVMGINLLKPQIDNPITMMEATPQIQKLMTVMIREHEALFPQSKDVLPPSPSSKAENTPRSFVGWESAEMGDTSLSESPEEEEDSDNLGPAKGNCSPQAVLQQPTSVSSDDWFGSPRKRTQTLPTFNCPLTGMAAKADALNRWSRIQESGEEKSGGTFSEDIFKILDLRGSGLFSGGSQMSNKEEEDRITTRRGSDHAGSSTVSSPKPQSDSRPLPVLTHQKSVDTLVVSSSVQQINNRPEQKEDPQQLVNSLQQENKELKASVAELQAALEAERRRVAALEICLKNAERNRNEAQRRNEELQRDIQQFLIRGKQAPT; from the exons ATGGAGAGGCCGCTAAAGGCTGGCTGGCTGAAGAAACAACAGAGGTCTTTAGTGAAGAACTGGCAGCAGCGCTACTTTGTGCTCAGAGGAAGTACTCTGACCTACCACAAAGATGACAAGGAGACCACTGTCCAG GGGGTCATCCAGCTGCGCTTCAGTAAAGTAAATGAAATCCCTCCAAACTCAGATGACTCTGGAAAATTCCTCTTCGAGATCATACCAC gtacgACTGGAGACAGAGAGCGATGTCTGCATGTGTTCATGGCAAACTCCCAAAGTGACTTGGAGGATTGGGTTCGCACCCTGCGCAGAGTCATTGGAGTACCAACAAGTGGAG TGTTTGGAAAAGGTCTCATTGACACCGTAACATACGAGCAGCGCTTCGGACCTCACATGGTGCCCATTCTGGTGCAGAAATGTGTAGAGTTCATCAAAGAACATGGGCTAGATGAGGAGGGTATCTTCCGCCTCCCTGGTCAGGAAAACGCAGTCAAACAGTTCAGAGATGCCTTTGATGCAGGAGAGAGGCCATCTTTTCCCAG TGACACAGATGTCCACACGGTGGCATCGCTGCTCAAACTCTACTTGCGGGAACTGCCTGAGCCTGTAGTGCCGTGGACTCAGTACCAAGACTTTCTGGATTGCACCAACCTCCTGGACTCTGGCAACTCAAAG GGGTGGCAAATGCTGGAAAAGCAAATCGCTCTTCTCCCCAAAGTCAACTACAACCTTCTCAGCTATGTTTGCCG GTTTTTGTTTGAGGTGCAGCTTCACTCTTCAGTGAACAAGATGAATGTGGAGAACTTGGCAACTGTGATGGGAATCAACTTGCTCAAGCCTCAGATAGACAATCCCATCACTATGATGGAAG CGACTCCTCAGATCCAGAAGCTGATGACTGTGATGATCAGAGAGCATGAGGCTCTGTTTCCTCAGTCCAAAGATGTGCTTCCACCCTCTCCTTCCAGCAAGGCTGAAAACACTCCCCGGAGCTTTGTAGGCTGGGAGTCTGCAGAG ATGGGTGATACATCTCTTTCTGAGTctccagaggaggaggaggacagtgaTAATCTAGGCCCAGCCAAAGGTAACTGCAGCCCCCAGGCAGTCCTGCAGCAGCCTACATCTGTGTCCTCAGATGACTGGTTTGGAAGTCCCCGCAAACGCACGCAGACCCTGCCCACCTTCAACTGCCCCCTCACTGGCATGGCCGCAAAGGCAGACGCCCTCAACAGGTGGAGCCGCATCCAGGAAAGTGGGGAAGAAAAGAGTGGGGGGACTTTTTCAGAGGATATTTTCAAAATCCTGGACCTGCGGGGTTCAGGATTGTTTTCGGGGGGGTCTCAGATGAGCaacaaggaggaggaggacagaatcACGACTCGAAGGGGAAGTGACCACGCTGGTTCTTCTACTGTTAGCTCCCCCAAACCACAGAGTGACTCCCGGCCTCTACCAGTACTAACGCATCAGAAAAGTGTGGACACCTTGGTAGTGAGCAGCTCAGTGCAGCAGATTAACAACAGGCCAGAGCAGAAGGAAGACCCACAGCAGCTGGTAAACAG TTTACAACAGGAGAACAAAGAGCTGAAGGCCTCGGTGGCTGAACTCCAGGCTGCTCTGGAGGCAGAGCGCCGTCGTGTGGCTGCTCTGGAGATCTGCCTGAAGAATGCAGAGCGCAACCGAAACGAGGCCCAGAGACGCAATGAGGAGCTGCAAAGAGACATTCAGCAATTTCTCATCAGAGGGAAACAGGCCCCTACCTAA
- the arhgap25 gene encoding rho GTPase-activating protein 25 isoform X1 gives MSLKLPRNWDFSTFKAETTRIARSKSVIPGEGGPTPGSPRSSRSMERPLKAGWLKKQQRSLVKNWQQRYFVLRGSTLTYHKDDKETTVQGVIQLRFSKVNEIPPNSDDSGKFLFEIIPRTTGDRERCLHVFMANSQSDLEDWVRTLRRVIGVPTSGVFGKGLIDTVTYEQRFGPHMVPILVQKCVEFIKEHGLDEEGIFRLPGQENAVKQFRDAFDAGERPSFPSDTDVHTVASLLKLYLRELPEPVVPWTQYQDFLDCTNLLDSGNSKGWQMLEKQIALLPKVNYNLLSYVCRFLFEVQLHSSVNKMNVENLATVMGINLLKPQIDNPITMMEATPQIQKLMTVMIREHEALFPQSKDVLPPSPSSKAENTPRSFVGWESAEMGDTSLSESPEEEEDSDNLGPAKGNCSPQAVLQQPTSVSSDDWFGSPRKRTQTLPTFNCPLTGMAAKADALNRWSRIQESGEEKSGGTFSEDIFKILDLRGSGLFSGGSQMSNKEEEDRITTRRGSDHAGSSTVSSPKPQSDSRPLPVLTHQKSVDTLVVSSSVQQINNRPEQKEDPQQLVNSLQQENKELKASVAELQAALEAERRRVAALEICLKNAERNRNEAQRRNEELQRDIQQFLIRGKQAPT, from the exons ATGTCTCTGAAACTACCTCGCAACTGGGACTTCAGCACCTTCAAGGCTGAGACGACTCGAATAG CGCGATCTAAAAGTGTGATTCCTGGAGAGGGAGGCCCCACCCCGGGCTCACCACGCTCTTCCAGGTCCATGGAGAGGCCGCTAAAGGCTGGCTGGCTGAAGAAACAACAGAGGTCTTTAGTGAAGAACTGGCAGCAGCGCTACTTTGTGCTCAGAGGAAGTACTCTGACCTACCACAAAGATGACAAGGAGACCACTGTCCAG GGGGTCATCCAGCTGCGCTTCAGTAAAGTAAATGAAATCCCTCCAAACTCAGATGACTCTGGAAAATTCCTCTTCGAGATCATACCAC gtacgACTGGAGACAGAGAGCGATGTCTGCATGTGTTCATGGCAAACTCCCAAAGTGACTTGGAGGATTGGGTTCGCACCCTGCGCAGAGTCATTGGAGTACCAACAAGTGGAG TGTTTGGAAAAGGTCTCATTGACACCGTAACATACGAGCAGCGCTTCGGACCTCACATGGTGCCCATTCTGGTGCAGAAATGTGTAGAGTTCATCAAAGAACATGGGCTAGATGAGGAGGGTATCTTCCGCCTCCCTGGTCAGGAAAACGCAGTCAAACAGTTCAGAGATGCCTTTGATGCAGGAGAGAGGCCATCTTTTCCCAG TGACACAGATGTCCACACGGTGGCATCGCTGCTCAAACTCTACTTGCGGGAACTGCCTGAGCCTGTAGTGCCGTGGACTCAGTACCAAGACTTTCTGGATTGCACCAACCTCCTGGACTCTGGCAACTCAAAG GGGTGGCAAATGCTGGAAAAGCAAATCGCTCTTCTCCCCAAAGTCAACTACAACCTTCTCAGCTATGTTTGCCG GTTTTTGTTTGAGGTGCAGCTTCACTCTTCAGTGAACAAGATGAATGTGGAGAACTTGGCAACTGTGATGGGAATCAACTTGCTCAAGCCTCAGATAGACAATCCCATCACTATGATGGAAG CGACTCCTCAGATCCAGAAGCTGATGACTGTGATGATCAGAGAGCATGAGGCTCTGTTTCCTCAGTCCAAAGATGTGCTTCCACCCTCTCCTTCCAGCAAGGCTGAAAACACTCCCCGGAGCTTTGTAGGCTGGGAGTCTGCAGAG ATGGGTGATACATCTCTTTCTGAGTctccagaggaggaggaggacagtgaTAATCTAGGCCCAGCCAAAGGTAACTGCAGCCCCCAGGCAGTCCTGCAGCAGCCTACATCTGTGTCCTCAGATGACTGGTTTGGAAGTCCCCGCAAACGCACGCAGACCCTGCCCACCTTCAACTGCCCCCTCACTGGCATGGCCGCAAAGGCAGACGCCCTCAACAGGTGGAGCCGCATCCAGGAAAGTGGGGAAGAAAAGAGTGGGGGGACTTTTTCAGAGGATATTTTCAAAATCCTGGACCTGCGGGGTTCAGGATTGTTTTCGGGGGGGTCTCAGATGAGCaacaaggaggaggaggacagaatcACGACTCGAAGGGGAAGTGACCACGCTGGTTCTTCTACTGTTAGCTCCCCCAAACCACAGAGTGACTCCCGGCCTCTACCAGTACTAACGCATCAGAAAAGTGTGGACACCTTGGTAGTGAGCAGCTCAGTGCAGCAGATTAACAACAGGCCAGAGCAGAAGGAAGACCCACAGCAGCTGGTAAACAG TTTACAACAGGAGAACAAAGAGCTGAAGGCCTCGGTGGCTGAACTCCAGGCTGCTCTGGAGGCAGAGCGCCGTCGTGTGGCTGCTCTGGAGATCTGCCTGAAGAATGCAGAGCGCAACCGAAACGAGGCCCAGAGACGCAATGAGGAGCTGCAAAGAGACATTCAGCAATTTCTCATCAGAGGGAAACAGGCCCCTACCTAA
- the cds2 gene encoding phosphatidate cytidylyltransferase 2 — MTELRHRGAKDTESALQQQPSEDKGSDGEPKIEKDGVSDSESKVDSGVPEVPVPPDDTPVVLNKALSGLSSRWKNWWVRGILTLAMISFFFFIIYLGPMVLMMIVLCVQIKCFQEIITIGYSVYHSYHLPWFRTLSWYFLLCVNYFFYGETVTDYFFTLVQREEPLRILSKYHRFISFALYLTGFCMFVLSLVKKHYRLQFYMFGWTHVTLLIVVTQSHLIIHNLFEGMIWFIVPISCVICNDIMAYMFGFFFGRTPLIKLSPKKTWEGFIGGFFSTIVFGIMLSYVMAGYRYFVCPVEFNNDSNSFQVDCEPPELFQLQEYTIPSVLESVTGWTTVRLYPFQIHSIALSSFASIVGPFGGFFASGFKRAFKIKDFANTIPGHGGIMDRFDCQYLMATFVNVYIASFIRGPNPSKVIQQLLALRVDQQLHIFNSLKAHLTEKGLLPALEEAAP, encoded by the exons ATGACGGAACTAAGGCATCGTGGAGCCAAAGACACCGAATCAGCGTTACAACAGCAGCCGTCAGAGGACAAG GGTTCAGATGGTGAGCCGAAGATAGAAAAAGATGGGGTGTCTGACAGCGAATCCAAGGTGGACTCGGGAGTCCCAGAGGTGCCAGTCCCTCCTGATGACACCCCTGTAGTCCTAAACAAGGCCCTATCTGGACTTTCCTCAAG ATGGAAGAACTGGTGGGTGCGGGGCATCCTCACATTAGCCATgatctccttcttcttcttcatcatctacCTGGGCCCCATGGTGCTTATGATGATT GTCCTCTGCGTTCAGATCAAGTGTTTCCAAGAAATCATCACAATCGGTTACAGTGTGTACCACTCGTACCACCTGCCCTGGTTCAGGACGCTGAGCTG GTACTTTTTGCTGTGTGTGAACTACTTCTTCTATGGTGAGACTGTGACAGATTACTTCTTCACCCTGGTGCAAAGAGAGGAGCCGCTTCGCATCCTTAGCAAATACCACCGTTTTATCTCCTTTGCCCTCTACCTAACAG GTTTCTGCATGTTTGTGCTAAGTTTGGTGAAGAAACATTACCGGCTTCAGTTCTACATG TTTGGTTGGACCCATGTGACTCTGCTGATTGTGGTGACTCAGTCACACCTTATTATTCACAATCTGTTTGAAGGAATGATCTG GTTCATTGTACCCATTTCCTGTGTGATCTGTAATGACATTATGGCTTACATGTTTGGTTTCTTCTTTGGACGAACGCCTCTCATCAAG CTGTCACCTAAGAAGACATGGGAGGGTTTCATTGGTGGATTCTTCTCCACCATCGTGTTTGGCATCATG CTCTCCTACGTCATGGCTGGCTACCGCTACTTTGTGTGTCCGGTGGAGTTCAACAACGACTCCAACAGCTTCCAGGTGGACTGTGAGCCACCAGAGCTCTTTCAGCTCCAGGAATACACCATTCCCAGTGTCCTGGAGTCCGTTACTGGATGG ACCACAGTTCGTCTGTATCCTTTCCAGATTCACAGCATCGCTCTTTCCAGCTTCGCCTCCATCGTTGGCCCTTTCGGTGGCTTCTTTGCCAGCGGCTTTAAGAGAGCTTTCAAGATCAAG gACTTTGCCAACACTATTCCGGGTCACGGTGGCATTATGGACAGATTTGACTGCCAATACCTCATGGCCACATTCGTCAATGTCTACATTGCTAGCTTCATCAG GGGCCCCAACCCCAGCAAGGTGATCCAACAGCTCCTGGCCCTCCGGGTTGATCAGCAGCTCCACATCTTTAACTCGCTGAAGGCCCACCTGACAGAAAAAGGCCTGCTGCCAGCCCTGGAGGAGGCTGCCCCTTAG